The following proteins are encoded in a genomic region of Methanoculleus oceani:
- the rpsJ gene encoding 30S ribosomal protein S10 — translation MQKARIRLSGTDFEKIEMVCDRIKEIAERTGVNLAGPIPLPTKKLVVPTRKSPDGEGTATWDRWQMRVHKRLIDIDADERALRQLMRIQVPKDIGIEIVLES, via the coding sequence ATGCAGAAAGCCAGAATACGTCTTTCCGGAACCGACTTCGAAAAAATCGAGATGGTCTGTGACAGGATCAAAGAGATAGCAGAGCGTACCGGCGTCAATCTGGCAGGTCCGATCCCGCTGCCCACGAAGAAGCTCGTGGTCCCCACCAGGAAGAGCCCTGACGGCGAAGGTACCGCAACCTGGGATCGCTGGCAGATGCGGGTGCACAAGAGACTCATCGACATCGACGCCGACGAGCGTGCACTGCGCCAGCTGATGCGCATTCAGGTCCCGAAAGACATCGGCATTGAGATTGTGCTGGAGAGTTGA
- a CDS encoding 4Fe-4S binding protein, translating into MMQDYTLHSRGGIITERNSDYATVRVRVPAGVLSSAQVKQLAKISEKFGDGSLHLTMRQAVEIPHVNPDNLKKIANALEKNGTPIGAEYNEVVNIMACPGTERCKYSNCETIDLARKVDERVFGKELPIRLRIAISGCTYMCNSPLLNDIGIIGRIRPLRIPGLCTGCGTCVEYCKQCAIALKNGASVLDESKCVQCGICIHSCPYNLLKSEYAHYQITVGGRRGASPAAGKELVTVETEEEVVEVVDRIVYWIYRTAWSGRPLADQMDEIGYDRFAEGIQREFGPKMPVAE; encoded by the coding sequence ATGATGCAAGACTATACCCTCCATTCCCGGGGAGGGATCATCACCGAGCGGAACTCAGACTATGCGACAGTACGGGTGCGGGTTCCGGCAGGAGTCCTCTCTTCGGCCCAGGTCAAGCAACTGGCAAAGATCAGCGAGAAGTTCGGGGACGGCTCGCTCCACCTCACCATGCGCCAGGCAGTGGAGATCCCGCATGTGAACCCCGATAACCTCAAGAAGATCGCGAACGCCCTCGAGAAGAACGGGACGCCCATCGGGGCAGAGTATAACGAAGTCGTCAACATCATGGCCTGCCCGGGCACGGAACGGTGCAAATACTCCAATTGTGAAACGATCGATCTTGCACGGAAGGTCGACGAACGGGTCTTCGGAAAGGAACTTCCGATACGGCTCCGCATTGCCATATCCGGCTGCACCTACATGTGCAACAGCCCGCTTTTGAACGATATCGGGATCATCGGCAGGATCAGGCCGCTGCGCATTCCGGGACTCTGTACGGGATGCGGCACCTGCGTTGAGTACTGCAAACAGTGCGCCATAGCGCTGAAGAACGGTGCATCGGTCCTTGACGAGAGTAAATGCGTCCAGTGCGGCATCTGCATCCACTCCTGCCCCTACAACCTCCTGAAATCCGAGTACGCCCACTACCAGATCACGGTCGGCGGCCGGCGCGGAGCCTCCCCCGCCGCAGGAAAGGAACTCGTCACCGTCGAGACCGAAGAGGAGGTCGTCGAGGTTGTCGACCGTATCGTCTACTGGATCTACCGCACCGCCTGGAGCGGCAGGCCTCTCGCCGACCAGATGGACGAGATCGGGTACGACAGGTTCGCGGAGGGGATCCAAAGAGAGTTCGGGCCGAAAATGCCGGTGGCGGAGTAA
- the tuf gene encoding translation elongation factor EF-1 subunit alpha, with translation MAVEKPHMNLAVIGHIDHGKSTTVGRLLFETGAVAPHIIEGFRKEAESKGKGSFEFAWVMDSLKEERERGITIDIAHKRFDTDKFYFTVVDCPGHRDFVKNMITGASQADAALLVVAAPDGVMEQTKEHVFLSRTLGINQLIIGINKMDAAKYDEKRYNEVKEQLSQLLKMVGYKPEAISFIPMSAFVGDNITKLSENTPWYKGPTVLAALNALSEPEKPTTLPMRLPIQDVYSISGIGTVPVGRVETGIMKKGMKVSFMPANKEGEIKSIEMHHEEIPQALPGDNVGFNVRGIGKGDIRRGDVCGPADVPPTVAEEFIAQVVVLHHPSALTVGYTPVFHCHTAQIACTFVELMKKLDPRTGQVKEENPTFLKTGDAAIVKIRPTQPMVIEKVKEIPQLGRFAVRDMGSTIAAGVCMDITPKQMR, from the coding sequence ATGGCAGTTGAAAAGCCCCACATGAATTTAGCAGTAATTGGACACATCGACCACGGGAAGTCTACTACCGTCGGTCGGTTGCTCTTTGAGACCGGAGCCGTGGCGCCCCACATCATCGAGGGGTTCAGGAAGGAGGCCGAATCCAAGGGTAAGGGCTCGTTCGAGTTCGCCTGGGTCATGGACAGCCTCAAGGAAGAGCGTGAACGTGGTATCACCATCGATATCGCCCACAAGCGGTTCGATACCGACAAGTTCTACTTCACCGTCGTGGACTGCCCCGGCCACCGTGACTTCGTCAAGAACATGATCACGGGCGCATCCCAGGCAGACGCCGCACTGCTGGTCGTCGCCGCACCCGACGGCGTGATGGAGCAGACCAAGGAGCACGTCTTCCTCTCCCGTACGCTCGGCATCAACCAGCTGATCATCGGGATCAACAAGATGGATGCCGCCAAGTACGACGAGAAGCGCTACAACGAAGTCAAGGAACAGCTCTCCCAGCTGCTCAAGATGGTCGGCTACAAGCCTGAGGCCATCAGCTTCATCCCGATGAGCGCGTTCGTTGGAGACAACATCACCAAGCTCAGCGAAAACACCCCCTGGTACAAGGGACCGACGGTACTCGCTGCACTCAACGCGCTCAGCGAACCCGAGAAGCCCACAACTCTGCCCATGCGTCTCCCCATCCAGGACGTCTACTCCATCTCCGGTATCGGAACCGTGCCCGTCGGCCGTGTTGAGACCGGTATCATGAAGAAGGGAATGAAGGTCAGCTTCATGCCCGCGAACAAAGAGGGTGAGATCAAGTCCATCGAGATGCACCACGAAGAGATCCCGCAGGCGCTCCCGGGCGACAACGTCGGGTTCAACGTCCGTGGTATCGGCAAGGGTGACATCCGCCGTGGCGACGTCTGCGGTCCCGCCGACGTGCCGCCGACCGTTGCAGAAGAGTTCATCGCACAGGTCGTCGTGCTCCACCACCCCAGCGCCCTGACCGTCGGCTACACCCCGGTCTTCCACTGCCACACCGCCCAGATTGCGTGCACCTTCGTCGAGCTCATGAAGAAACTCGACCCGCGGACCGGCCAGGTCAAGGAAGAGAACCCCACGTTCCTCAAGACCGGCGATGCCGCTATCGTCAAGATCAGGCCGACTCAGCCCATGGTCATCGAGAAGGTCAAGGAGATCCCGCAGCTCGGACGGTTCGCTGTCCGTGATATGGGATCCACCATTGCGGCAGGCGTGTGCATGGACATCACGCCCAAGCAGATGAGATAA